A region of Nostoc flagelliforme CCNUN1 DNA encodes the following proteins:
- a CDS encoding ExeA family protein — protein MLSDVMTYFGLKRTLDHVGYFETQEQTNLFKELKPQIRQGRLIALTGVVGCGKTTTLQRLQLELSSEKDIIISRCLAIDKDKVSVGVLMSALFCDLSTEKDAKPPTQPELRERKFLALIQKCRKPVVLFVDEAHDIHHGTLVKIKRLIELVRQNGCTLSVVLLGHPKLKNDLRRPSLEEIGARTNIFSLEGIRGHQVEYIKWLLSECIHDDYLPEDLITNEAIAFLAERLTTPLQIEHYLQRAFEDAYQAATKPVTLGMAEAVLTVGLNDLEPRLIRHGYTKTVLAELLNIRVSEVNSFLHAQLPPGRTQDLRDQMLKIGIPLYASEGN, from the coding sequence ATGTTGAGTGATGTCATGACTTATTTTGGACTTAAACGTACCTTAGATCATGTGGGCTATTTTGAGACCCAAGAACAGACAAATCTATTCAAAGAACTCAAACCCCAAATTAGGCAAGGTCGTTTGATTGCTCTAACAGGTGTTGTTGGTTGTGGTAAAACAACGACTTTACAACGACTGCAATTAGAATTGTCCTCCGAAAAAGACATTATTATTTCTCGTTGCCTTGCAATTGACAAAGATAAGGTCAGTGTCGGGGTTTTGATGAGTGCTTTGTTTTGCGATTTAAGTACAGAAAAGGACGCTAAACCACCGACCCAACCAGAACTCAGAGAACGAAAATTCTTAGCTTTAATTCAAAAATGCCGTAAGCCTGTAGTGCTTTTTGTGGATGAAGCTCATGACATTCATCACGGTACGTTAGTCAAAATTAAGCGTTTAATTGAATTGGTACGCCAGAATGGTTGCACTTTATCTGTAGTGCTGCTGGGACATCCCAAATTGAAAAATGATTTGCGTCGACCATCTTTGGAAGAGATTGGTGCTAGAACCAATATTTTTAGTTTAGAAGGTATTAGAGGACATCAAGTTGAGTATATAAAATGGCTGTTGAGCGAGTGTATTCACGATGATTATCTGCCTGAAGATTTGATTACCAATGAGGCAATTGCATTTTTGGCAGAACGATTGACGACTCCATTGCAAATCGAACATTATTTGCAGAGGGCTTTTGAAGACGCTTATCAAGCAGCAACGAAGCCTGTCACTCTTGGTATGGCTGAAGCTGTCTTGACTGTGGGACTTAACGATTTAGAACCTCGCTTAATACGGCATGGTTACACGAAGACAGTACTAGCTGAGTTATTAAATATACGAGTAAGCGAGGTAAATTCTTTTTTACACGCTCAGTTGCCTCCTGGTCGAACCCAAGATTTGAGAGACCAGATGTTAAAAATTGGAATTCCCTTGTATGCGTCAGAGGGAAATTAA